The sequence CTCGCTCACGGCGGGGGATTCCGCCTCTTACACGGCCGACTACCGCCTGGCGCTGCCCGCCTCGGCGGGTCGCTCCGACGAGGCCTGGGCCGGCACCCTGCGCCTGGGCCTCTCGCGCAACCTGCTCAACGGCGACTGGGCCATCCATCGCTGGGAGGATTGGGGCGCCGACAGCCTGCCCTCCTGGACGCAGCTCAAGCAGGTCTTCCTGTGGCCATGAGCTCTTCCTTCCCCCTGCCAGGGGGAAGATCAGGATGGGGGTTGATGGCCGGCCTCCTCTTGGCCATCTCCTGCGACAACCCCTTCGCCCCGCCCCTGGGCGACCCGCTCTCCCTCTGGACGGACCAGAGCACCGTGGGAGGGCTGCTGGAGAATTTCCGCAGCTCCTACATCCACCGCGACAGCCTGCGCTACGCCGAGTGCCTGGCCTGCCCGGACTACCAGTTCAATTTCTTCAACACGGAACTGGGCGAGTACGACATGATGCCCCGCGAGACGGACCTGCTCTCCACCGGCCGCCTCTTCCGCCACTACCCGGAAGTGGACCTGCGCTGGGTGGGCGTGGGGGAGGATCTGGCCGATCTGGCCACGCCGGACTCCCTGGTCCGCTTCGCCATTCTCTTCGAACTGCGCCTTGGCCAGAGCGTGCTGGCCGGCCACGCCACCTTCACCGTGATCAAGTCCGTTCCGCTTGATGAGTTCTGCCAAAGTCCGATCTTTGGCCCTACGCCGGTCTTCCGCATCATCCAGTGGGACGACGATCTGTGATCCGCCTGTCCGCTTGGCTGCTCTCTTTCCTGCTCCTCATCCTGCCCCTGGCGGGACCGCCCCTCCATGGAGCGGCCGGCCGCATCCTGCTCATCCTGGACGACATGGGACACCCCATCGGCGCGGAGCGCCTGGCCGCCTGCCAAGCCCTGCCGCCGGAGGTGGCCTTCTCCATCATCCCCGGCACGCCGCTGGCCGCGCACCTGGCGGATCGCTGCACCAGGCTGGGCCGCGACTACCTGGCCCATCTGCCCTGGGAGCCGCTCAACCCGCACCTGCCCGCCGAGCGCCTGCTGCTGCCGGTGAAAGCCGGCCCCGACCAGATGGAGGCCCTGGTGTCCCGCGCCCGGCGCGAACTGCCGGACATGGTGGCCGCCAACAACCACCAGGGGTCGCGCGCCAGCCTGGACCGACGGTTCCTGGAAACCTTCGCCCGGACCTGGCAGCCCTTGGGCTTGCCTTTCATCGACAGCCGCACCATCGCCGGCTCGCGGGTGCCGGACGTGCTGGGCGCCGCCGGCATCCCCGTCCACGTCAACCGCATTTTTCTGGACCATGTGGACAGCGACGAGGCCATTGCCGCCGAGCTGAAAACCTTGGAGTCCCTGGCCCGCCGCGAGGGGACTGTCATCGCCATCGCCCACCCTCGGCCGCGCACCCTGCGGCTGCTGGCGCGTTGGCTGGACGGCCTGCCCCCCGACCTGGCGCTGGCGCCGGCCCGCCTGGTCCTGTCGGCGCCACGGCCGGGCGACTGGCTGGCGCAGCGCGCGCCGGAGGCCGCGGCGCCGCAAAAGACGACGGGCTGGCCGAGCACGGCCTTCCCCGCCGCCATGGAGGATTGAGATGAGACTGGGCGTCAACATCGACCACATCGCCAC is a genomic window of bacterium containing:
- a CDS encoding divergent polysaccharide deacetylase family protein, with the translated sequence MIRLSAWLLSFLLLILPLAGPPLHGAAGRILLILDDMGHPIGAERLAACQALPPEVAFSIIPGTPLAAHLADRCTRLGRDYLAHLPWEPLNPHLPAERLLLPVKAGPDQMEALVSRARRELPDMVAANNHQGSRASLDRRFLETFARTWQPLGLPFIDSRTIAGSRVPDVLGAAGIPVHVNRIFLDHVDSDEAIAAELKTLESLARREGTVIAIAHPRPRTLRLLARWLDGLPPDLALAPARLVLSAPRPGDWLAQRAPEAAAPQKTTGWPSTAFPAAMED